A genomic region of Capnocytophaga canimorsus contains the following coding sequences:
- the fmt gene encoding methionyl-tRNA formyltransferase, protein MKENLRIVFMGTPEFALETLKVLVENGKQVVGVVTMPDKPAGRGRKLQSSPVKIYAQSKNIPVLQPENLKDEKFITDLKALQPDLQIVVAFRMLPKVVWQIPPKGTFNLHASLLPNYRGAAPINWAIIKGEEVTGVTTFFIDEKIDTGAIIMQQEIKIANKETAGTLHDKLMVIGADLVLKTVKIIEDDEVLPKPQPKNETFAEAPKIFKETCKIDWQQNGEDIERLIRGMSPYPAAWANLQTNNQEQIAVKIYDADFSPEHHQEKFGTLQVNEKALQVFVPQGILTINELQLPGKKRMKTKELLNGFAFESHFILT, encoded by the coding sequence ATGAAAGAAAATCTTAGAATTGTTTTTATGGGAACGCCAGAGTTTGCACTGGAAACCCTAAAAGTATTGGTTGAAAACGGAAAACAAGTTGTAGGGGTAGTTACAATGCCCGATAAACCAGCAGGAAGAGGACGAAAATTACAATCTTCCCCCGTGAAAATATATGCTCAAAGTAAGAATATTCCTGTTCTTCAGCCTGAAAATTTAAAAGATGAAAAATTTATAACTGATTTAAAGGCCTTACAACCCGACTTGCAAATCGTAGTTGCTTTTCGAATGTTACCTAAAGTCGTTTGGCAAATTCCCCCTAAGGGTACATTTAATTTACACGCCTCATTATTACCTAATTATCGTGGTGCTGCTCCTATCAATTGGGCAATCATTAAAGGAGAAGAAGTTACGGGAGTAACCACCTTTTTCATTGATGAAAAAATTGATACTGGCGCTATCATTATGCAACAAGAAATTAAAATTGCCAATAAGGAAACAGCAGGTACGCTTCACGATAAACTAATGGTAATAGGAGCTGATTTGGTTTTAAAAACGGTAAAAATCATTGAGGACGATGAAGTTCTACCTAAACCACAGCCTAAAAACGAAACATTTGCCGAAGCTCCCAAAATCTTTAAGGAAACGTGTAAAATTGATTGGCAGCAAAATGGAGAAGACATTGAGCGTTTAATTCGAGGGATGAGTCCGTATCCTGCAGCTTGGGCTAATTTGCAGACCAATAATCAAGAACAAATAGCTGTTAAAATATATGATGCTGATTTCTCCCCTGAACACCACCAGGAAAAATTTGGAACGCTTCAAGTCAATGAAAAAGCATTGCAAGTGTTCGTTCCACAAGGGATTTTGACCATTAACGAACTTCAACTACCTGGAAAAAAACGAATGAAAACAAAAGAATTACTCAATGGTTTTGCCTTTGAGTCGCATTTTATTTTAACATAA
- a CDS encoding RecQ family ATP-dependent DNA helicase, with protein sequence MTETPLEILKKYWGYDAFRSPQADIVQAVLEGKNILALMPTGGGKSIAFQVPALLKSGICIVVSPLIALINDQVEGLKKRGIRALSLAGALSYTDLERILNNAVLGNYKFLYLSPERLQQEIVRDFIKSMPVNLIVIDEAHCISHWGKDFRPAYLECVWLKEEFPKIPILALTASATQRVQNDIVQLMQINDAQVIKSSLKRSNIAYMVYKTEDKWRYLEQILHKNTGSSIVYVRSRKSTVEMAEYLNTKGLTATYFHGGLTTEQKSLKMQMWMLGDVQVMVATNAFGMGIDKPDVRTVIHWDIPPTLEDYFQEAGRAGRDGEKAFAVMLYNDYQYQSTQKKFLLHQTDVPFLKLLYAKLNAYFQIAYGEGEEILHHFQFSDFCMRYKLNPQQVANGLALLEAQSVLTFNQSYFSKATVHFLVSGNQVIDYLKNNPKYKDLVFFFLRNYPGIHDHPMVVNLEKVAVKMNLSADKIENDLIQLQKEEIIAYRGENNDAEITFHFPRRDDALIYSIAKNVKAYNQMKETLFKQMLRFLDDDKKCKSQQLLAYFGEENTQPCGICSVCVANKQAKTNINLVKNDILALLQQKAMSSQDLIFALEYQQTIVLEALKILLSMNEIRLNEFNEYLLDERKS encoded by the coding sequence TTGACCGAAACACCACTTGAAATATTAAAAAAATATTGGGGATACGATGCTTTCCGTTCACCACAAGCGGACATCGTACAAGCGGTTTTGGAAGGAAAAAACATACTTGCTTTAATGCCCACAGGCGGCGGAAAGTCTATCGCTTTTCAAGTACCTGCGCTCCTCAAAAGTGGTATCTGCATTGTGGTATCGCCTTTAATTGCTTTGATTAACGACCAAGTAGAGGGGCTTAAAAAACGAGGAATTCGAGCCCTTTCCTTAGCTGGGGCACTTTCTTATACCGATTTAGAACGAATACTAAACAATGCTGTTTTAGGTAATTATAAATTTTTATACCTCTCTCCAGAACGGCTACAACAAGAGATCGTTCGTGATTTTATCAAGTCAATGCCTGTAAACTTGATAGTTATTGATGAGGCACATTGTATTTCACATTGGGGAAAAGATTTTCGTCCTGCCTATTTGGAATGTGTTTGGCTTAAGGAAGAATTTCCTAAAATTCCGATACTAGCACTAACGGCATCGGCTACACAGAGGGTACAAAATGACATCGTTCAACTAATGCAGATAAATGATGCTCAGGTGATTAAATCTTCTTTAAAACGTTCAAATATCGCCTATATGGTGTACAAGACGGAAGACAAATGGCGATATTTAGAGCAAATTTTACATAAAAACACTGGAAGTTCCATAGTTTACGTACGAAGCCGAAAATCAACCGTTGAAATGGCTGAATACCTCAATACTAAAGGATTAACAGCCACCTACTTTCACGGAGGATTGACCACCGAACAGAAAAGTTTAAAAATGCAAATGTGGATGCTTGGCGATGTACAAGTTATGGTGGCTACTAATGCCTTCGGAATGGGAATTGATAAGCCCGATGTACGAACTGTCATACATTGGGACATTCCGCCCACTCTGGAAGATTATTTTCAAGAGGCAGGTAGGGCAGGGCGTGATGGTGAAAAAGCATTTGCCGTAATGCTTTATAATGATTATCAGTATCAAAGCACTCAAAAAAAATTTTTGTTACATCAAACAGATGTTCCTTTTTTAAAACTTTTGTATGCTAAACTAAATGCTTATTTTCAAATTGCTTACGGTGAGGGAGAGGAAATTCTGCATCATTTTCAGTTTTCTGATTTTTGTATGCGTTACAAACTCAATCCGCAACAAGTCGCTAACGGACTAGCTTTGCTTGAAGCTCAATCGGTACTTACCTTTAACCAAAGCTATTTTAGTAAAGCTACCGTACATTTTTTGGTTTCAGGGAATCAGGTTATTGATTATTTGAAAAATAATCCAAAATATAAAGATTTGGTCTTCTTCTTTTTACGAAATTATCCAGGCATACACGATCATCCTATGGTGGTAAATCTAGAAAAAGTTGCCGTTAAGATGAATTTGTCTGCAGATAAAATAGAAAACGATTTGATTCAACTACAAAAAGAGGAAATTATCGCTTACAGAGGAGAAAACAACGATGCGGAAATCACTTTTCATTTTCCACGAAGGGACGATGCTTTAATTTATTCCATAGCCAAAAACGTAAAGGCTTACAACCAAATGAAAGAAACGCTTTTTAAGCAGATGCTTCGCTTTTTAGACGATGATAAAAAGTGTAAAAGTCAGCAACTTTTAGCATATTTTGGTGAGGAAAACACCCAGCCCTGCGGAATTTGTTCGGTTTGTGTAGCAAACAAACAGGCAAAAACCAATATCAATTTGGTAAAAAATGATATTTTGGCACTTTTACAACAAAAGGCAATGAGTTCGCAGGATTTGATATTTGCTCTTGAATATCAACAAACCATCGTTTTAGAAGCCTTAAAGATATTACTATCAATGAATGAAATACGTTTAAACGAATTTAATGAATATTTGTTAGATGAAAGAAAATCTTAG
- a CDS encoding alanine dehydrogenase, with product MSFALFSDILPKEECLAVTKNRMALQIGVPKESAWQERRIGLAPDDVAVLVAHGHRILIESGAGLHANFSDKDYSEAGAEITTDTKKVFSCAIVLKIEPPTLEEINYLQPKTVLISALQIKTMHKAYFELLAKKQITALAFEFIQDQKGNFPVFQSVSEIVGIGSVLIASELIADANHGAGVLFGNITGVPPIEVVVLGSDDIAVAAVKAAMGLGANVKVFDNSLTDLRNLNQKLNHSVFTSTLQPKILKKALMRCHVVIGVMRGENRSPVVVSEDMVQLMKKGAVIVDVSIDTGGCIETSQLTTLVAPTFVKHHVIHYCVPNIASRYARTASFSLSNILMPYLLKIGEEGGIENSLQTDYGLRNGLYFYHGVLTNATVSQWFDIPYKPVNLLFI from the coding sequence ATGTCATTTGCCTTATTTTCAGATATTTTGCCTAAAGAAGAGTGTTTAGCCGTTACTAAAAACCGGATGGCATTACAAATTGGAGTACCTAAGGAGAGTGCTTGGCAGGAAAGACGTATTGGGTTAGCTCCTGATGATGTTGCTGTACTGGTGGCACACGGGCATCGTATCTTGATAGAATCAGGAGCGGGTTTACACGCTAATTTCTCGGATAAGGATTATAGTGAAGCTGGAGCTGAAATCACAACCGATACCAAAAAAGTATTTTCTTGCGCTATTGTATTAAAAATTGAACCTCCTACTTTAGAGGAAATCAATTATTTACAACCTAAAACTGTTTTGATTTCGGCTTTGCAAATTAAAACAATGCATAAGGCTTATTTTGAATTATTAGCTAAAAAGCAAATTACGGCTTTGGCTTTTGAATTTATTCAAGATCAAAAAGGGAATTTTCCAGTATTTCAGTCGGTTAGCGAAATTGTAGGTATTGGCTCTGTTTTAATAGCTTCTGAATTGATTGCCGACGCCAACCACGGTGCTGGTGTTTTATTTGGGAACATTACTGGAGTACCTCCTATTGAAGTAGTGGTATTGGGTTCCGATGACATTGCTGTAGCTGCCGTTAAAGCAGCAATGGGGCTCGGTGCTAATGTGAAAGTATTTGATAATTCGCTTACTGACCTTCGTAACTTAAATCAAAAGTTAAATCATTCGGTATTCACCTCAACGCTTCAACCTAAAATTTTGAAGAAAGCATTGATGCGTTGTCACGTAGTTATCGGAGTGATGCGGGGTGAAAATCGTTCTCCCGTTGTAGTTTCTGAAGATATGGTACAATTGATGAAAAAAGGAGCTGTTATTGTAGATGTTAGCATAGACACTGGAGGATGTATCGAAACAAGCCAACTCACCACTTTGGTTGCTCCCACTTTTGTAAAACACCACGTTATACATTATTGTGTGCCTAATATTGCATCGCGTTATGCACGTACGGCTTCTTTCTCCCTCAGTAATATTTTGATGCCTTACTTGCTTAAAATCGGCGAGGAAGGCGGTATTGAAAACAGCCTACAAACCGACTATGGCTTAAGAAATGGGCTATATTTTTATCACGGTGTATTGACTAATGCTACAGTTTCGCAATGGTTTGATATACCATATAAACCTGTAAATCTGTTATTTATTTAA
- the dapA gene encoding 4-hydroxy-tetrahydrodipicolinate synthase — MQKQLQGIGVALVTPFTKDNQVDTVALIRIVNHLIEGGIDYLVVLGTTAETPTLSASEKQLVRETVVKANQGRLPLVLGIGGNNTEAVVNEIQQTDTSSFCAILSVVPYYNKPTQDGIYAHYAQIAKNSKLPIITYNVPGRTGISMTADTVNRLARDFDNIVAVKEGGGNSQLAMEIIKDKPQDFLYISGDDMFALASVYMGGSGGISVVGGAFPKEFSQMIHLGLQGEIQKANVLHYKLMSQISLAFREGNPVGIKAILAEKGLCNPYVRLPLVEASPSLKTDIKKHLF; from the coding sequence ATACAAAAACAACTACAAGGCATTGGAGTTGCTTTGGTAACTCCCTTTACAAAAGATAATCAGGTAGATACTGTTGCTTTAATCCGAATTGTAAACCACCTTATTGAAGGAGGAATTGATTATTTGGTTGTTTTAGGCACTACCGCCGAAACTCCTACATTATCAGCCTCAGAAAAACAACTAGTACGTGAAACTGTAGTAAAAGCCAATCAAGGAAGATTGCCCTTAGTGTTAGGCATAGGCGGAAATAACACTGAAGCCGTTGTTAATGAAATTCAGCAAACTGATACTTCCAGTTTTTGTGCTATACTTTCGGTAGTGCCTTACTATAACAAGCCTACACAAGATGGAATTTATGCGCATTACGCTCAAATTGCTAAAAATTCAAAATTACCAATAATTACCTATAATGTTCCAGGGCGTACTGGGATTTCTATGACTGCCGACACCGTAAATAGATTAGCTCGTGATTTTGATAATATCGTAGCGGTAAAGGAGGGAGGCGGAAATTCGCAATTGGCTATGGAAATTATAAAAGATAAGCCTCAAGATTTTTTGTATATTTCTGGAGATGATATGTTTGCATTAGCTTCGGTTTATATGGGCGGAAGTGGGGGTATTTCGGTAGTAGGAGGGGCTTTCCCTAAAGAATTTTCACAAATGATTCATTTGGGTTTACAAGGTGAAATACAGAAAGCCAATGTGTTACACTATAAGTTGATGTCTCAAATTTCCTTAGCTTTTCGTGAAGGAAATCCAGTAGGAATAAAAGCTATTTTAGCCGAAAAAGGGCTTTGTAACCCTTATGTACGTTTGCCTTTGGTAGAAGCCTCGCCGAGTTTAAAGACGGATATTAAAAAACATCTTTTTTAA
- a CDS encoding bifunctional metallophosphatase/5'-nucleotidase: MKRRVFTKNIGASALFLGLGGANLSFSSPKVKHLTILHTNDTHSHIDPIAADAPRNPNQGGVARRAYLVEQIRKENPNTLLFDAGDIFQGTPYFNFYGGELEFKLMSMLKYDAATLGNHDFDNGVDGLYAQLPHAKFDFITSNYDFKNTIMNGQTLTHKIYTVDGIRVGVFGLGVLLEGLVNKKMYKETLYLNPLEIAQDMERKLKIEENCDLVICLSHLGYDYKEKNIVSDLIIAQNTSYIDLIIGGHTHTFLDEPTSVINKQGNITLVNQVGCFGINLGRVDFYFTDNKVTENKHKTIQI; this comes from the coding sequence ATGAAACGAAGAGTTTTTACTAAAAATATAGGGGCTTCTGCTTTGTTTTTAGGTTTAGGAGGAGCAAATTTGTCATTTTCTTCGCCAAAAGTAAAGCATTTGACCATTTTACATACTAACGATACACATAGTCATATTGACCCTATTGCTGCTGATGCACCACGAAATCCTAACCAAGGCGGAGTGGCAAGACGCGCCTACCTCGTGGAACAAATACGAAAAGAAAATCCAAACACCTTACTTTTTGATGCAGGAGACATTTTTCAAGGAACACCCTACTTCAATTTTTACGGTGGAGAGTTGGAATTCAAACTTATGAGTATGCTCAAATATGATGCTGCCACTTTAGGTAATCACGATTTTGACAACGGAGTGGACGGCTTATATGCACAGCTACCACACGCTAAGTTTGATTTCATTACCTCAAATTATGATTTTAAAAATACCATTATGAATGGGCAAACCCTTACTCATAAAATTTATACCGTTGACGGAATCCGTGTGGGGGTTTTTGGCTTAGGAGTATTGTTAGAAGGTTTGGTTAATAAGAAAATGTATAAAGAAACGCTTTACCTCAATCCTTTGGAAATTGCCCAAGATATGGAGCGAAAGTTAAAGATAGAGGAAAATTGCGATTTAGTCATTTGTCTATCGCACTTAGGATATGATTACAAGGAAAAAAATATCGTCTCAGACCTAATAATTGCTCAAAATACCTCCTATATTGATTTAATTATCGGTGGGCACACGCATACTTTTTTGGACGAACCTACCTCGGTAATCAACAAACAAGGAAACATCACTTTAGTAAACCAAGTGGGATGTTTCGGAATAAATTTGGGAAGAGTTGACTTCTATTTTACAGACAATAAAGTTACTGAAAATAAGCATAAAACCATACAAATTTAA
- a CDS encoding DUF6913 domain-containing protein — MIKDYYIKKIIQKNLQTLKKSSANQMFDKISKVGCIIDMDTIKDVQPLLQLVNSFNLRPENYIFLGYQKKSEETHIGGIPFLTDREINWQGKIRNYHADRLAEQEYDILINYFDQPKLPLLLLSSTIQAKLRIGVQGIAPDFNDIIVQCPLKEEALFAQEVKKILKTLNKTNL, encoded by the coding sequence GTGATAAAAGATTATTACATAAAAAAAATAATTCAGAAAAATTTACAGACTTTGAAAAAGAGCTCGGCAAACCAAATGTTCGACAAAATTTCAAAGGTAGGTTGTATCATTGATATGGATACCATAAAAGATGTTCAACCTTTACTTCAGTTAGTAAATAGTTTTAATTTACGTCCAGAGAATTATATTTTTTTAGGGTATCAAAAAAAATCGGAAGAAACACATATTGGTGGTATTCCGTTTTTAACCGATAGAGAAATCAATTGGCAAGGTAAAATACGTAATTATCACGCTGACAGGCTTGCTGAGCAAGAATATGATATCCTTATCAATTATTTTGATCAGCCCAAGTTGCCATTGCTTTTACTTTCTTCCACCATTCAAGCAAAACTCCGAATAGGAGTTCAAGGGATAGCCCCAGATTTTAATGATATCATTGTGCAATGTCCGTTAAAAGAAGAAGCTCTTTTTGCTCAAGAAGTAAAGAAAATTTTGAAAACCTTAAATAAAACCAACCTATGA
- a CDS encoding DUF4258 domain-containing protein: MPLIKRIGFYLLGFSIGVVFLAFFFKEKRAEFCYLPNCRVLKELRSKNIEIAPEFKITSTQLNHLLSQGEVLFSKSNVKANPCKSYVIEGKISENKVEVIIEDCPNKTFITSFKEF; the protein is encoded by the coding sequence ATGCCTTTAATCAAACGAATTGGTTTTTATTTGTTGGGCTTTTCCATCGGAGTTGTATTTTTAGCTTTTTTCTTTAAGGAAAAACGAGCTGAGTTTTGTTATCTACCCAATTGTCGGGTATTGAAGGAATTACGCTCTAAAAATATCGAAATTGCTCCTGAATTTAAAATTACCTCTACTCAATTAAACCACCTTCTTTCACAAGGAGAAGTGTTATTTTCAAAAAGCAATGTTAAGGCAAATCCTTGTAAAAGCTATGTTATTGAAGGAAAAATATCTGAAAATAAAGTGGAAGTAATTATTGAAGATTGTCCCAATAAAACATTTATTACCAGTTTTAAAGAGTTTTAG
- a CDS encoding TPM domain-containing protein gives MKLKKYFLLLISCFVSLTIVAQEFYFTQNGVSVTDVPNPKNSGQAHFVTDMTHLLSQQTINQINMLSQELDEKNEVEYAVVLVDNYDGDTAFNFAFDLFTHWGIGKKGKDTGLLLFISKDTREWRFITGYGLEGILTDAYLKRIGEQYLVPNFKNGNYDAGILETSQIIRQILLAPDAQTELQRLFPAEPPIDYSPYIIWIGFFLLAYVWIHFVQKMTKGTIQVDKSSFFRSLAEGCGCSLVIYLILLFVIYMILEVFVDSLYLILISGSLALAFKYERSYQVIMQSYADEKEKNKAFKKFFTLSFIPMLFSPLAYITALQIIKRFLEAKARFAPPDDSNQWIRQNREWINSKTLSAYLDKGQRREETLGSVKYEIWTNTQTGEVVLKPWNLSKKYTQCPSCGYKTLQKNIRQTIVEPTYTSTGEGEKYDKCNLCYYRFSHGFYTIAKKVQSSSGSGGSFSSRGGGGGGSFGGGSSGGGGAGGRW, from the coding sequence ATGAAACTGAAAAAATATTTTTTGTTGCTGATATCTTGTTTTGTTTCATTAACAATTGTTGCACAAGAATTTTATTTCACACAAAATGGTGTTTCGGTTACTGATGTGCCCAATCCTAAAAATTCAGGACAGGCTCATTTTGTCACTGATATGACTCACTTGCTTTCCCAACAGACCATAAATCAAATCAATATGCTCTCCCAAGAGCTTGATGAAAAAAACGAAGTGGAGTATGCCGTGGTTTTGGTTGATAATTATGATGGCGACACTGCTTTTAATTTCGCCTTTGATTTATTCACGCATTGGGGGATAGGTAAAAAGGGAAAAGATACAGGTTTGCTGCTCTTTATTTCCAAAGATACACGTGAGTGGCGGTTTATTACGGGATATGGTTTGGAGGGTATCCTTACTGATGCTTATCTAAAACGAATAGGGGAACAATATCTTGTACCTAATTTCAAAAATGGCAATTACGATGCTGGAATTTTAGAAACCTCTCAAATCATTCGGCAAATATTATTGGCGCCTGATGCTCAAACTGAATTACAGCGATTGTTTCCAGCAGAACCTCCAATTGATTATTCGCCATACATTATATGGATAGGTTTTTTCTTACTAGCTTACGTTTGGATACATTTTGTACAAAAAATGACCAAAGGCACAATTCAGGTGGATAAGAGTAGTTTTTTTCGTTCACTTGCAGAAGGATGTGGTTGTTCGTTGGTTATTTACTTGATATTACTATTTGTTATTTATATGATTTTAGAGGTTTTTGTGGATTCGTTGTACTTAATTTTGATTTCGGGTTCGCTGGCTTTAGCCTTTAAGTATGAACGTAGTTATCAGGTTATTATGCAATCTTATGCCGATGAAAAAGAGAAAAATAAAGCCTTTAAAAAGTTTTTTACCTTATCTTTTATTCCGATGCTATTTTCTCCATTGGCTTACATAACTGCATTGCAAATTATCAAACGTTTTTTAGAAGCTAAAGCTCGTTTTGCACCTCCAGATGATTCTAATCAATGGATTCGCCAAAATCGGGAATGGATAAACTCAAAAACATTATCTGCTTATTTAGATAAAGGTCAACGTCGTGAGGAAACACTTGGTAGCGTTAAGTATGAAATCTGGACCAATACACAAACAGGAGAAGTTGTATTGAAACCTTGGAATTTATCCAAAAAATACACGCAATGCCCTAGTTGTGGCTACAAAACGCTTCAAAAAAATATTCGACAAACCATTGTTGAGCCCACATATACCAGTACAGGAGAAGGAGAAAAATACGATAAATGTAATTTGTGTTATTATCGTTTTTCTCACGGATTTTATACCATCGCTAAAAAAGTACAAAGTTCCTCTGGTTCAGGAGGAAGCTTTAGCAGCAGAGGTGGGGGCGGAGGCGGAAGCTTCGGAGGTGGCTCTTCAGGCGGAGGTGGCGCCGGTGGACGTTGGTAA
- a CDS encoding 5'-nucleotidase C-terminal domain-containing protein produces MSKYFLKVFLVSLFVFSCKSNTYHLEKTEYKLFNINDSVPASQDVEAVVAPLRKHLEQQMGAVLAYNPEALTKEKDVLNAGIGNFMADACFEQIAPLFEQRTGKKLDFVLLNWGGIRSDLKKGDITIGSVFRLMPFENMLVVLEITGEKVNEMADYLARRGTAHPLSKQVGLQITTDGKIRQFTIHGKPIDPKATYQVCTSDFLMYGGDGMTFFANPINVHETDYLIRNTLIDYFKKIDTLQAQKDERFIFVD; encoded by the coding sequence ATGAGTAAATATTTTCTGAAAGTTTTTTTGGTGTCTCTTTTTGTTTTTTCTTGTAAATCAAATACGTATCATTTAGAAAAGACAGAATACAAACTTTTTAACATTAATGATTCTGTACCTGCTTCTCAAGATGTAGAAGCTGTGGTGGCGCCGCTTCGTAAGCACTTGGAGCAGCAAATGGGGGCTGTTTTGGCTTACAATCCAGAGGCATTAACCAAAGAAAAAGACGTTTTAAATGCAGGAATAGGTAATTTTATGGCAGATGCTTGTTTTGAGCAAATTGCTCCCCTATTCGAACAAAGAACAGGTAAAAAGCTTGATTTTGTACTACTTAATTGGGGAGGAATTCGCTCCGATTTAAAAAAAGGAGATATTACCATAGGTTCTGTTTTTAGGCTGATGCCTTTTGAGAATATGCTGGTTGTTTTGGAAATAACTGGAGAAAAAGTTAATGAAATGGCAGATTATTTGGCGCGTCGAGGCACGGCGCACCCACTATCCAAACAAGTAGGATTACAAATCACTACTGATGGTAAAATCAGACAGTTTACTATCCACGGAAAACCGATAGACCCCAAAGCTACGTATCAAGTTTGTACTTCCGACTTTTTAATGTACGGAGGTGATGGTATGACTTTCTTTGCCAATCCTATAAACGTACACGAAACAGATTATTTAATTCGTAACACGCTAATTGATTATTTCAAAAAAATAGATACCCTACAAGCTCAAAAAGATGAAAGGTTCATTTTTGTAGATTGA
- a CDS encoding HU family DNA-binding protein — protein MNKTELIDAIAAQTGVSKSDAKKVLDSFLGNVENTLKKGGKVSLVGFGSWSVSKREAREGRNPQTGKTIKIEAKNVVKFKPGSELNDAVN, from the coding sequence ATGAACAAAACAGAACTTATTGATGCTATTGCAGCGCAAACAGGAGTTTCAAAATCAGATGCTAAAAAAGTCTTAGATTCTTTTTTAGGTAATGTTGAAAACACCTTAAAAAAAGGTGGAAAGGTATCTTTGGTAGGATTTGGCTCTTGGTCAGTTTCTAAAAGAGAAGCAAGAGAGGGAAGAAATCCGCAAACAGGAAAAACCATAAAAATTGAAGCCAAAAATGTGGTTAAATTCAAACCAGGCTCAGAATTGAATGACGCAGTTAATTAG
- a CDS encoding protein-L-isoaspartate(D-aspartate) O-methyltransferase: protein MLPLKDTLKHKGMRNQLAENLAKKGITDTLVLEAIKAVPRHLFIDSSFETHAYEDKAFPIGAEQTISHPSTVAFQTQLLQVKSGQKVLEIGTGSGYQSSVLLFLGVKLFTIERQFELFKQAKLLIPKLINRPLKMYFGDGYAGLPQEAPFDRILVTAGAPQVPQALLAQLAVGGRMVIPIGKNTQTMTLFERISEKEFHKSEYGEFQFVPLLKNRN, encoded by the coding sequence TTGTTACCATTAAAAGATACTCTCAAACACAAGGGAATGCGCAATCAACTTGCCGAAAATTTGGCAAAAAAAGGCATAACTGATACTTTAGTTTTGGAAGCCATAAAGGCAGTGCCAAGACATTTGTTTATTGATAGTAGTTTTGAAACTCACGCCTATGAGGATAAAGCTTTCCCCATTGGGGCAGAGCAAACCATTTCGCATCCGTCAACGGTAGCTTTTCAAACCCAACTTTTGCAAGTCAAATCTGGGCAAAAGGTACTCGAAATAGGCACTGGAAGTGGTTATCAATCAAGTGTTTTATTATTTTTAGGAGTGAAATTATTTACCATTGAAAGACAATTTGAGCTTTTCAAACAAGCAAAGCTACTTATTCCTAAACTTATCAATCGTCCTTTAAAGATGTACTTTGGTGATGGGTATGCAGGGCTTCCTCAAGAAGCTCCTTTCGATAGAATTTTGGTTACGGCAGGTGCCCCGCAGGTGCCTCAAGCCTTACTTGCTCAACTTGCTGTGGGAGGACGAATGGTAATCCCCATAGGGAAAAACACGCAAACAATGACGCTGTTTGAGCGTATTTCCGAAAAAGAATTTCATAAAAGTGAATATGGTGAATTCCAGTTTGTTCCTTTACTAAAAAATAGAAATTAA